In one Acidimicrobium ferrooxidans DSM 10331 genomic region, the following are encoded:
- the gcvH gene encoding glycine cleavage system protein GcvH → MAEVRSCNLPEDLYYLVDRHVWVRPEGDVLVVGLTDVAQNLAKTIISVSLKPAGKPVKAGRSLATVESGKWVGPVPAPVDGEVVEVNGALATHPGLLNDDPYGEGWVAKLRADAFDPAAAGLVTGDEGIARYSAFLEEQGISCG, encoded by the coding sequence ATGGCTGAGGTGCGATCGTGCAACCTCCCCGAGGACCTGTACTACCTCGTCGACCGGCACGTCTGGGTTCGCCCGGAGGGTGACGTGTTGGTGGTGGGGCTCACCGATGTGGCCCAGAACCTGGCGAAGACGATCATCTCGGTGTCGCTGAAGCCTGCGGGCAAGCCGGTGAAGGCTGGACGCTCGCTCGCGACCGTGGAGAGTGGGAAGTGGGTCGGCCCGGTGCCCGCACCGGTGGACGGCGAGGTGGTCGAGGTCAATGGTGCCCTTGCGACCCATCCTGGCCTCTTGAACGACGATCCCTACGGCGAGGGCTGGGTCGCGAAGCTGCGAGCAGACGCCTTCGATCCGGCTGCTGCCGGTCTCGTCACCGGCGATGAGGGCATTGCGCGCTACAGCGCCTTCCTCGAAGAGCAGGGGATCAGCTGCGGCTGA
- the cas6e gene encoding type I-E CRISPR-associated protein Cas6/Cse3/CasE, with protein sequence MFLTRLYIDPQKQAALSVLRNPQRMHAIIAQATSASVPQEANSIGRTLWRVDGDDPRVPILYVVSAVQPQFAHFAASVGQVVRGTDYDTKPYGPLLDRLETGQVYAFRLAANAVRSGRSSSGSADTKRHGHVTITQQLGWLLARSEQHGFTIRTGSTGEPDVAVTGGRRMVFRRQGQRVTIALTEFMGHLEVLDRELLRRSLVTGIGHARAYGCGLLTLAAPARPR encoded by the coding sequence ATGTTCCTCACTCGGCTCTACATCGACCCACAGAAGCAGGCTGCTCTCAGCGTTCTGCGGAACCCGCAGCGCATGCACGCGATCATCGCCCAAGCGACGTCGGCCAGTGTGCCGCAGGAGGCGAATTCGATTGGCCGAACGCTCTGGCGCGTCGACGGCGACGACCCTCGGGTCCCGATTCTCTACGTGGTGAGCGCAGTCCAGCCGCAGTTCGCCCACTTCGCGGCGAGCGTAGGGCAAGTCGTCCGAGGCACGGACTACGACACGAAGCCCTACGGGCCCCTCCTCGATCGACTCGAGACAGGCCAGGTCTACGCCTTCCGGCTCGCAGCCAATGCGGTGCGGAGCGGTCGGAGTTCGTCCGGATCCGCAGACACGAAGCGCCACGGCCACGTCACCATCACACAGCAGCTCGGCTGGCTCCTTGCGCGGTCCGAGCAGCACGGTTTCACGATCCGTACCGGTTCGACAGGCGAACCAGACGTGGCGGTGACAGGCGGTCGCCGGATGGTGTTCCGCAGGCAAGGCCAACGAGTGACCATCGCGTTGACCGAGTTCATGGGCCATCTCGAGGTTCTCGACCGGGAGCTCCTTCGGCGCAGCTTGGTCACCGGCATAGGCCACGCACGCGCCTATGGTTGCGGCCTGCTCACGCTTGCTGCACCAGCGAGACCCCGATGA
- the cas2e gene encoding type I-E CRISPR-associated endoribonuclease Cas2e: MTVLVLTAVPVGLRGHITRWLLEIAPGVFVGTVTARVRDLMWQRVNEHLGEGGRAVMVYPARNEQGLAFKVVGGTWEPVDFEGLTLIRKPSR; the protein is encoded by the coding sequence ATGACGGTTCTCGTGCTTACCGCTGTCCCCGTTGGGCTCCGTGGCCACATCACCAGGTGGCTGCTCGAAATCGCTCCTGGGGTCTTCGTGGGAACCGTGACCGCCCGCGTTCGTGACCTCATGTGGCAACGAGTCAACGAGCACCTGGGAGAAGGCGGCCGAGCGGTCATGGTCTACCCCGCTCGCAACGAACAGGGCCTTGCCTTCAAAGTCGTAGGCGGCACATGGGAGCCCGTGGACTTTGAGGGACTTACACTTATTCGCAAGCCCAGCCGGTAA
- a CDS encoding electron transfer flavoprotein subunit alpha/FixB family protein, with protein MSVAVLVVSERVVGEVPDVTFELLGKGREIASALGGELAIAVLGHQVGELPFGAADVAYVVDDPALANYAASAVEAALAAVVEAASPKVVLMSTGTVGLDLAASLAARLGAPMASYAVDVATEGDTVVATSQLYGGKLLAEVALEGSPAVVSVIPGSFAADAGRVGGAPRIETIAVSLDGAGARGEGVREPEASGVDITAADLLVSVGRGIGSKENLELVQELADALKVPLAASRPIIDQGWLPKPHQVGKSGKKVKPQVYLALGISGAPEHLEGMRSAGTIIACNTDPKAPIFEVAHYGTTVDLFDLVPELTERL; from the coding sequence ATGTCGGTGGCAGTGTTGGTGGTGAGCGAGCGGGTCGTCGGCGAGGTTCCCGACGTCACGTTCGAGCTGCTCGGCAAGGGCCGTGAGATCGCCTCGGCACTCGGTGGCGAGCTCGCCATCGCGGTGCTCGGGCACCAGGTCGGCGAGCTCCCGTTCGGGGCAGCCGACGTCGCCTACGTGGTCGACGATCCTGCGCTTGCGAACTACGCGGCGAGCGCGGTCGAGGCAGCGCTCGCTGCCGTCGTCGAGGCCGCGTCGCCAAAGGTCGTGCTGATGAGTACGGGCACGGTCGGGCTCGATCTCGCCGCGTCGCTGGCGGCTCGGCTCGGCGCGCCGATGGCGTCCTATGCGGTCGACGTCGCGACGGAAGGCGACACGGTGGTCGCGACGAGTCAGCTCTACGGCGGCAAGCTTCTCGCAGAGGTCGCCCTCGAGGGCTCGCCGGCCGTCGTGAGCGTGATCCCCGGCAGCTTCGCGGCCGATGCGGGTCGCGTCGGGGGTGCGCCGCGCATCGAGACCATCGCCGTGTCCCTCGATGGTGCTGGTGCACGAGGCGAGGGTGTGCGCGAGCCCGAGGCGAGTGGCGTCGACATCACCGCAGCGGATCTGTTGGTGTCCGTCGGTCGGGGCATCGGCTCCAAGGAGAACCTCGAGCTGGTCCAAGAGCTCGCCGATGCACTCAAGGTGCCGCTCGCGGCCTCCCGGCCCATCATCGACCAGGGCTGGCTCCCCAAGCCGCATCAGGTCGGCAAGTCGGGCAAGAAGGTCAAGCCGCAGGTCTACCTCGCGCTCGGCATCTCAGGGGCGCCCGAACACCTCGAAGGTATGCGCTCTGCCGGGACCATCATCGCGTGCAACACCGATCCGAAGGCGCCTATCTTCGAGGTCGCACACTACGGCACGACGGTGGATCTGTTCGATCTCGTGCCGGAGCTGACCGAGCGGCTCTAA
- a CDS encoding IS3 family transposase, with translation MGGSPRVIGVSRQAYYAWRHRRDRGEDPEHLVLASELRAIWHESDGTYGSPRITHELRRRGFCVNHKRVERLMRELEMAAGPRRRFVVTTRRGEDAALPDLVRQDFAPGEPKRRYVSDITYVRTDEGFCYLATVADLGSRRIVGWSLGRHMPDDLVVEAIREALGTRGSLAGAIFHSDRGSQYLSRKVRSLLATLGIRQSVGRVATCYDNAVAESFFGSLKRELVARYRFANLSGARSAIASWIHRYNTVRLHSSLGYLPPVEYELSWACREVAVA, from the coding sequence ATGGGGGGAAGCCCACGAGTCATCGGGGTCTCTCGCCAGGCCTACTACGCCTGGCGACACCGTCGGGACCGAGGCGAGGATCCCGAGCACCTGGTGCTCGCGAGCGAGCTTCGCGCCATCTGGCACGAGAGCGACGGCACCTACGGCAGCCCCCGCATCACCCACGAGCTGCGACGGCGCGGGTTCTGCGTGAACCACAAGCGGGTGGAACGCCTGATGCGCGAGCTCGAGATGGCAGCGGGCCCACGCCGGCGCTTCGTAGTCACGACGAGGCGGGGAGAGGACGCAGCGCTCCCGGACCTCGTCCGTCAGGACTTCGCTCCTGGTGAGCCGAAGCGCAGGTATGTGAGCGACATCACCTACGTCCGCACCGATGAGGGGTTCTGCTATCTCGCCACGGTGGCAGATCTTGGCTCGAGGCGCATCGTGGGCTGGTCACTTGGGCGTCACATGCCCGATGACCTGGTGGTCGAGGCGATCCGCGAAGCACTCGGGACTCGGGGCAGCCTGGCTGGGGCGATCTTTCACAGCGATCGCGGCAGCCAGTACCTCTCCCGGAAGGTACGGAGCCTGCTCGCGACCCTTGGCATTCGCCAGTCGGTGGGGAGGGTCGCGACCTGCTACGACAACGCCGTGGCCGAGTCCTTCTTCGGGAGCTTGAAGCGCGAGCTGGTGGCTCGCTACCGCTTCGCGAACCTCTCAGGGGCTCGCTCTGCCATCGCTAGCTGGATTCACCGTTACAACACGGTCCGCCTGCACTCAAGCCTCGGGTACCTACCGCCCGTCGAGTACGAGCTCTCCTGGGCCTGCCGGGAGGTGGCCGTGGCCTAA
- the cas1e gene encoding type I-E CRISPR-associated endonuclease Cas1e produces MTEGRVPLSGERVGIGELQPVSRRSSFVYLEHCVVHRDANAVVSVTESGTTYLPAAAVGTLLLGPGTRITHQAMLLLGESGVVVCWVGEGDTRLYAWAPSLFQSTRFLEAQARLVSNRQDRLRVARQMYQMRFPGEDVSKATMQRLRGMEGARIRRTYRHLASAFGIDWHGRHYDPNNSSAGDDVNRALSIANSVLYGVVHTAIVALGCSPGLGFVHTGHSLSFVYDVADLYKVELAIPVAFEAAAQRTGSLSSQVRRTMRERIHEAHLLERAVDDIRLLLGTPDADLGGEPGLVLFDDRIGEVPAGTDYSSDV; encoded by the coding sequence ATGACTGAAGGCCGTGTCCCACTCAGTGGAGAGCGCGTCGGGATAGGCGAACTCCAGCCGGTCTCACGACGATCCTCGTTCGTCTACCTCGAGCACTGCGTCGTCCATCGGGATGCGAATGCAGTCGTGTCGGTAACAGAGTCCGGCACGACCTACCTGCCTGCAGCAGCGGTCGGCACGCTCCTCCTCGGTCCCGGAACGCGCATCACCCATCAAGCCATGCTGCTCCTGGGAGAATCCGGGGTCGTGGTGTGCTGGGTGGGCGAAGGTGATACTCGTCTGTACGCCTGGGCACCGTCGCTGTTCCAGTCTACGCGCTTCCTCGAGGCGCAAGCTCGTCTCGTCTCGAATCGGCAAGATCGACTCCGGGTCGCGCGCCAGATGTATCAGATGCGCTTTCCCGGCGAGGACGTGAGCAAGGCCACTATGCAGCGGCTCCGAGGCATGGAGGGCGCGCGCATCCGTCGCACGTATCGTCACCTTGCCAGCGCCTTTGGGATCGACTGGCATGGTCGGCACTACGACCCCAACAACTCGTCCGCGGGCGATGATGTCAATCGCGCGCTCTCCATCGCGAACAGCGTGCTCTACGGCGTGGTCCATACGGCGATCGTTGCACTCGGCTGTAGTCCCGGCCTGGGCTTCGTCCACACTGGCCACTCGCTGTCGTTCGTCTACGACGTCGCCGACCTCTACAAGGTAGAACTGGCGATACCGGTGGCCTTCGAGGCAGCCGCCCAGCGAACGGGAAGTCTGTCGAGTCAGGTCCGACGAACGATGCGGGAACGGATTCACGAGGCACATCTCCTCGAACGAGCCGTCGACGACATTCGTCTCTTGCTTGGTACGCCAGATGCCGACCTTGGGGGCGAACCCGGTCTCGTTCTCTTCGACGATCGCATCGGCGAGGTCCCAGCGGGCACCGACTACAGCTCCGACGTATGA
- a CDS encoding heterodisulfide reductase-related iron-sulfur binding cluster, with product MVALVETRPIFGGETETAKLVFYALALIVIVVFFWGLARRVRAWSRGRRPAGWHWLRRRDPADIADVTERPKVASSVAVIAANKTVTKTKHSVGMAHLLVFWGFIGLFVATSILSVDYDILGNLSRLIVGHTVSFFQGPFYLGYNAVFDLAGLAAIVGTLLLALRRWFSPEIQLDLHRAEQPEGGYSRAKIALGDQVFIVGLLLILLTGVAIQALRIDGEGFPSFERWTWLGWLVAKLFVSLGVGRVAARHIHAWLWWVHVGMALAFIAYIPFSKALHMLSAPANLIVRDPKQVRQLPPPPEGKVGYSELGDFTPAELLSLDACTKCGRCHGVCPARTAGAPLSPRDLVLDLRSWLDRAQGIELLLDSEDRPTPTGPRAPSGPLAGNVVAERVLWSCTTCMACVEVCPVGIEHVPLIVQLRRPLVDAGQMDPTLQSALQNIAQQGNSFGKSSRMRARWTKGLETPIPDARKEPVEYLWFVGDYASFDERVAELSRTFARILQGAGVSFGILYEGERNAGNDVRRVGEEGLFEMLVESNLQALSQATFETIVTTDPHSLNTLRNEYPAFGLDKPVLHYSELLAKLIYQGTVEPRQLGLRVTYHDPCYLGRYNRVFDAPRAVIGGLGCDLVEMPRNRQGSFCCGAGGGRIWMDDSFLAERPSVNRIKEALALGVDVFVVACPKDYAMFSDAVKSVGAEGTLRVMDITELFAEAVLGAPALEGASE from the coding sequence ATGGTCGCGCTGGTTGAGACGAGGCCGATCTTCGGCGGAGAGACGGAGACGGCCAAGCTCGTGTTCTACGCGCTGGCGCTCATCGTCATCGTGGTCTTCTTCTGGGGGCTCGCTCGGCGAGTGCGGGCATGGTCGCGGGGTCGCCGGCCCGCCGGTTGGCACTGGCTCCGTCGGCGAGACCCTGCCGACATCGCCGACGTCACCGAGCGTCCGAAGGTCGCGTCGTCGGTCGCGGTGATCGCAGCCAACAAGACGGTCACGAAGACGAAGCACTCGGTGGGGATGGCGCACCTGTTGGTGTTCTGGGGCTTCATCGGCCTCTTCGTCGCCACGTCGATCCTGTCGGTCGACTACGACATCCTCGGCAACCTGTCGCGGCTGATCGTCGGCCACACCGTGAGCTTCTTCCAAGGTCCGTTCTACCTGGGCTACAACGCGGTCTTCGATCTTGCGGGCCTCGCGGCGATCGTCGGGACGCTCCTGCTCGCGCTGCGACGCTGGTTCAGCCCGGAGATCCAACTCGACCTGCACCGCGCCGAGCAGCCCGAGGGAGGCTACTCGCGCGCGAAGATCGCCCTCGGCGACCAGGTGTTCATCGTCGGGCTCTTGCTGATCCTCCTCACCGGTGTGGCCATCCAGGCGCTCCGCATCGATGGCGAGGGCTTTCCGAGTTTCGAGCGCTGGACCTGGCTCGGGTGGCTGGTGGCGAAGCTCTTCGTGAGCCTGGGTGTCGGTCGGGTTGCGGCTCGTCACATCCACGCCTGGCTCTGGTGGGTGCACGTCGGGATGGCACTGGCGTTCATCGCCTACATCCCGTTCTCGAAGGCCCTGCACATGCTGTCGGCCCCTGCCAATCTCATCGTGCGCGATCCCAAGCAGGTTCGCCAGCTGCCGCCACCGCCCGAGGGCAAGGTGGGCTACAGCGAGCTCGGCGACTTCACGCCCGCCGAATTGCTCTCGCTGGACGCGTGCACCAAATGCGGCCGCTGCCATGGCGTGTGCCCGGCGCGGACCGCCGGCGCGCCCCTCTCACCCCGTGACCTGGTGCTGGATCTGCGTTCCTGGCTCGATCGGGCCCAAGGCATCGAGCTCCTGCTCGACTCGGAGGATCGGCCCACCCCGACCGGCCCACGGGCCCCATCGGGGCCGCTCGCAGGCAACGTCGTGGCCGAGCGCGTGCTCTGGTCGTGCACGACGTGCATGGCGTGCGTCGAGGTGTGTCCGGTGGGCATCGAGCACGTTCCGCTCATCGTCCAACTGCGCCGCCCCCTCGTCGACGCTGGCCAGATGGACCCGACGCTTCAGAGCGCGCTCCAGAACATCGCCCAGCAAGGCAACTCCTTCGGCAAGTCCTCGCGTATGCGGGCGCGCTGGACCAAGGGGCTCGAGACGCCGATCCCCGATGCGCGCAAGGAGCCGGTGGAGTACCTGTGGTTCGTGGGTGACTACGCCTCCTTCGACGAGCGAGTCGCGGAGCTCTCACGGACCTTCGCTCGGATCTTGCAGGGAGCGGGCGTCTCCTTCGGCATCCTCTACGAGGGTGAGCGCAACGCCGGCAACGACGTGCGGCGCGTGGGTGAAGAGGGCCTGTTCGAGATGCTCGTCGAATCGAACTTGCAGGCGCTCTCGCAGGCGACGTTCGAGACGATCGTCACGACGGACCCGCACAGCTTGAACACCTTGCGCAATGAGTACCCCGCCTTCGGTCTCGACAAGCCGGTGCTGCACTACTCGGAGCTGCTCGCGAAGCTGATCTATCAGGGAACGGTGGAGCCGAGGCAGCTGGGGTTGCGGGTGACCTACCACGACCCGTGCTATCTCGGTCGTTACAACCGTGTCTTCGATGCGCCGCGTGCCGTCATCGGCGGTCTCGGCTGCGACCTCGTCGAGATGCCGCGCAACCGACAGGGATCGTTCTGCTGCGGAGCGGGCGGCGGGCGTATCTGGATGGACGATTCCTTCTTGGCCGAGCGCCCGAGCGTGAACCGCATCAAGGAGGCCCTTGCGCTCGGCGTCGACGTCTTCGTCGTTGCGTGCCCGAAGGACTACGCGATGTTCTCCGATGCCGTGAAGAGCGTCGGTGCCGAAGGGACGTTGCGCGTCATGGACATCACCGAGCTCTTTGCCGAGGCCGTGCTCGGGGCGCCTGCGCTCGAAGGGGCGAGTGAGTGA
- a CDS encoding DsrE/DsrF/DrsH-like family protein — protein MAKDDGTQSMAMICWSSDLDRVWPVLILATTAAASGLEVDVFFTFWGLRVLQRSDVRITGENWKQKLESLMDPGSTDRLRLGKLNMGGMGTKMIKMLADEHKVSSPTELLEMALDLGVRLHPCQMTMELYGLSKDDFIEGLQPPIGAASFINMAAEADITLFI, from the coding sequence ATGGCAAAGGATGACGGCACCCAGTCGATGGCGATGATCTGCTGGAGTTCCGATCTCGATCGGGTCTGGCCGGTCTTGATCCTCGCGACCACGGCAGCCGCTTCCGGGCTCGAAGTGGACGTGTTCTTCACGTTCTGGGGTCTGCGAGTCCTGCAGCGGTCGGACGTTCGCATCACGGGTGAGAACTGGAAGCAGAAGCTCGAGTCATTGATGGATCCGGGCTCGACCGATCGCCTTCGACTCGGGAAGTTGAACATGGGTGGCATGGGCACGAAGATGATCAAGATGCTGGCGGACGAGCACAAGGTGTCGTCGCCCACCGAGCTCTTGGAGATGGCGCTCGATCTCGGCGTGCGCTTGCATCCGTGCCAGATGACGATGGAGCTCTACGGCCTGTCGAAGGACGACTTCATCGAGGGCCTGCAGCCTCCCATTGGAGCGGCAAGCTTCATCAATATGGCTGCCGAAGCCGACATCACCCTGTTCATCTAG
- a CDS encoding IS3 family transposase, translated as MSRYHWISRQEAKGFSVAAAARVIGVSRQAYYAWRHRRDRGEDPEHLVLASELRAIWHESDGTYGSPRITHELRRRGFCVNHKRVERLMRELEMAAGPRRRFVVTTRRGEDAALPDLVRQDFAPGEPKRRYVSDITYVRTDEGFCYLATVADLGSRRIVGWSLGRHMPDDLVVEAIREALGTRGSLAGAIFHSDRGSQYLSRKVRSLLATLGIRQSVGRVATCYDNAVAESFFGSLKRELVARYRFANLSGARSAIASWIHRYNTVRLHSSLGYLPPVEYELSWACREVAVA; from the coding sequence GTGAGCCGCTACCACTGGATCTCCCGCCAGGAGGCCAAGGGCTTCTCTGTAGCGGCAGCAGCACGAGTCATCGGGGTCTCTCGCCAGGCCTACTACGCCTGGCGACACCGTCGGGACCGAGGCGAGGATCCCGAGCACCTGGTGCTCGCGAGCGAGCTTCGCGCCATCTGGCACGAGAGCGACGGCACCTACGGCAGCCCCCGCATCACCCACGAGCTGCGACGGCGCGGGTTCTGCGTGAACCACAAGCGGGTGGAACGCCTGATGCGCGAGCTCGAGATGGCAGCGGGCCCACGCCGGCGCTTCGTAGTCACGACGAGGCGGGGAGAGGACGCAGCGCTCCCGGACCTCGTCCGTCAGGACTTCGCTCCTGGTGAGCCGAAGCGCAGGTATGTGAGCGACATCACCTACGTCCGCACCGATGAGGGGTTCTGCTATCTCGCCACGGTGGCAGATCTTGGCTCGAGGCGCATCGTGGGCTGGTCACTTGGGCGTCACATGCCCGATGACCTGGTGGTCGAGGCGATCCGCGAAGCACTCGGGACTCGGGGCAGCCTGGCTGGGGCGATCTTTCACAGCGATCGCGGCAGCCAGTACCTCTCCCGGAAGGTACGGAGCCTGCTCGCGACCCTTGGCATTCGCCAGTCGGTGGGGAGGGTCGCGACCTGCTACGACAACGCCGTGGCCGAGTCCTTCTTCGGGAGCTTGAAGCGCGAGCTGGTGGCTCGCTACCGCTTCGCGAACCTCTCAGGGGCTCGCTCTGCCATCGCTAGCTGGATTCACCGTTACAACACGGTCCGCCTGCACTCAAGCCTCGGGTACCTACCGCCCGTCGAGTACGAGCTCTCCTGGGCCTGCCGGGAGGTGGCCGTGGCCTAA
- a CDS encoding Rieske (2Fe-2S) protein: MLSVAVVGDEGVVARVVRAASPFGWEVTSDLGAADVVVVPAGDPEALRAVGARRARGEAIVAIAYVAEPDQLAWRAAERGGADRVVNVGALTKTLREVLGDPSRGVRRLVVGHVEDVAGRLGLVGEVEIDGASFMVLRVEGRWVCLEATCPHQGARLAGVPCEEGVLTCPAHGSQFSCESGERVRGPADRALRSLAVVVEGSELVVRGGGVG, from the coding sequence GTGCTGAGCGTCGCCGTCGTCGGTGACGAAGGGGTGGTCGCGCGCGTAGTGCGCGCCGCCTCCCCATTCGGCTGGGAGGTAACGAGCGACCTTGGGGCTGCCGATGTCGTGGTCGTGCCGGCCGGCGACCCCGAGGCACTTCGAGCGGTCGGTGCTCGCCGTGCCCGAGGCGAGGCGATCGTCGCGATCGCCTATGTCGCCGAGCCAGATCAGCTGGCCTGGCGCGCAGCCGAGCGCGGCGGTGCGGATCGCGTCGTCAACGTCGGTGCGTTGACGAAGACGCTTCGCGAGGTGCTCGGGGATCCCTCGCGAGGCGTCAGGCGCCTCGTCGTGGGGCACGTCGAGGACGTGGCGGGGCGGTTGGGCCTCGTGGGCGAGGTCGAGATCGACGGCGCTTCGTTCATGGTCCTGCGCGTCGAGGGACGATGGGTCTGCCTCGAGGCGACCTGTCCGCATCAGGGAGCGCGTCTTGCCGGGGTCCCGTGCGAGGAGGGTGTGCTGACGTGTCCGGCGCACGGCTCGCAGTTCTCGTGCGAGAGCGGGGAGCGCGTGCGTGGTCCGGCTGACCGGGCACTCCGTTCGCTCGCTGTGGTGGTGGAAGGATCGGAGCTGGTCGTACGTGGGGGAGGGGTTGGCTGA
- the cas5e gene encoding type I-E CRISPR-associated protein Cas5/CasD, with product MSVLALRLGGPLQAWGSSQRLDHYRRTERFPTKSGVIGLLAAALGRPRSAALDDLGALRFAVRIDRPGEVLRDFHTLSSLFDDKKRFAPGEGRLPTASGGYRSAATSTQVTERFYLADACFVAGLEGDAAQLQELDDALRTPVFPLYLGRRSCPPDKPLRLGVYDGGLIDVLASIPWQANDPAQSATSIRCELVVENPAGDVELADQARSFDPLTRSYTRRRVSHHYVEVTIGHGHESARSTHDPMALLEEGD from the coding sequence ATGAGCGTGCTCGCACTGCGCCTTGGAGGACCATTGCAGGCCTGGGGCAGCAGCCAGCGTCTCGACCACTACCGACGAACGGAGCGTTTCCCAACTAAGTCAGGGGTCATCGGGCTGCTCGCAGCCGCCCTGGGGCGTCCTCGGTCCGCAGCTCTCGACGATCTCGGCGCGCTGCGCTTCGCCGTGCGCATCGATCGACCAGGTGAAGTCTTGCGAGACTTCCACACACTGTCGAGTCTGTTCGACGACAAGAAGCGGTTCGCGCCCGGCGAGGGGAGACTGCCGACTGCATCGGGCGGCTATCGCTCTGCCGCTACGAGCACGCAAGTCACCGAACGGTTCTACCTCGCCGACGCCTGCTTCGTCGCTGGGCTCGAAGGCGACGCCGCGCAGCTCCAAGAGCTCGACGACGCACTCAGGACTCCGGTGTTTCCCCTGTACCTCGGGCGACGCTCCTGCCCCCCGGACAAGCCGCTGCGGCTCGGCGTCTACGACGGCGGGCTCATCGACGTGCTGGCAAGCATCCCGTGGCAGGCCAACGACCCCGCGCAGTCCGCGACGTCGATACGGTGTGAACTCGTCGTCGAGAATCCCGCCGGCGATGTCGAGCTTGCGGACCAGGCACGAAGCTTCGACCCACTCACGCGCTCCTACACGCGCCGCCGGGTCAGTCATCACTACGTCGAGGTGACCATCGGCCACGGCCACGAATCGGCTCGCTCGACCCATGACCCGATGGCCCTGCTCGAGGAGGGCGATTGA
- a CDS encoding transposase: MSQTPNPPPGDGPAGRRRGRYPSQFRKDAAALVLDQRRTIADVARELGINEQTLGNWVRQERIDRGEREGLTSAEREELTRLRRQVKQLTVERELLKRAMAFWVKEGGQ; encoded by the coding sequence ATGAGCCAGACACCGAACCCACCACCGGGCGACGGCCCCGCTGGACGACGACGCGGCCGCTACCCGAGCCAGTTCCGCAAGGACGCGGCAGCGTTGGTTCTCGACCAGCGCCGCACCATCGCTGACGTCGCCCGTGAGCTTGGCATCAACGAGCAGACCCTTGGTAACTGGGTCCGTCAGGAACGCATCGACCGAGGTGAGCGAGAGGGCCTGACGAGCGCCGAGCGCGAGGAGCTGACACGGCTGCGCCGCCAGGTCAAGCAGCTCACCGTGGAACGCGAGCTGCTCAAGCGAGCGATGGCCTTCTGGGTGAAGGAGGGGGGACAGTGA
- a CDS encoding glycine cleavage system protein H → MSETWAGCEVPPELRYDLDADVWVRFEGELVRLGMTDVAQSRMGKLVQLSWKRVGRTITRGRPLSVLESAKWVGPMVSPLTGTIVATNEAAFGRDVAIANRDPYGDGWLYVVEPTVPAEFDALVDGRTAFEHYRRVIDESGLRCFRCEDPVIFVDEDP, encoded by the coding sequence ATGAGTGAGACCTGGGCGGGCTGCGAGGTCCCGCCGGAGCTGCGCTACGACTTGGATGCCGACGTGTGGGTTCGCTTCGAGGGCGAGCTCGTGCGACTCGGCATGACCGATGTGGCGCAGTCGCGCATGGGCAAGCTCGTTCAGCTGTCGTGGAAGCGCGTCGGGCGGACGATCACGCGGGGACGACCCCTCTCGGTGCTCGAGAGTGCCAAGTGGGTCGGACCGATGGTCTCACCGCTGACGGGCACCATCGTCGCGACGAACGAAGCCGCATTCGGTCGGGACGTCGCGATCGCAAACCGAGATCCCTATGGCGACGGTTGGCTCTATGTCGTCGAGCCAACGGTGCCTGCTGAGTTCGACGCCTTGGTCGACGGACGAACCGCGTTCGAGCACTACCGACGTGTGATCGACGAGTCCGGATTGCGCTGTTTCCGCTGTGAGGACCCGGTGATATTCGTGGATGAAGATCCTTGA